A single genomic interval of uncultured Pseudodesulfovibrio sp. harbors:
- a CDS encoding dienelactone hydrolase family protein yields MIVRTAFPYRHDQVELEGLLVRDDNLSGPLPGILVIHEFTGLGDYMIPHAERLARHGFNVLLADMYGKGVRPANSAEASTVSHIYRDDRRLMRSRARAGLDALADDSGTDANNLHCMGFSFGGCTALELARSDAPLCSTTSFYGYLNTPFPCAPGDVRGKILVLHGKHDKVVPMEETVVFEKEMQDAGVDCQLVKYPDAGHGFANAQLKRDDASGSWYCERTATDAWQRVMEFLP; encoded by the coding sequence GTGATCGTTCGCACCGCCTTTCCCTACCGTCACGATCAGGTTGAGCTGGAAGGGCTGCTGGTGCGCGACGACAATCTTTCCGGCCCGCTCCCGGGCATTCTCGTCATTCATGAGTTTACCGGACTGGGCGACTACATGATCCCGCACGCCGAGCGGCTGGCACGGCACGGCTTCAACGTCCTGCTCGCCGACATGTACGGCAAAGGCGTCCGGCCTGCGAACAGCGCCGAGGCCAGCACCGTATCGCACATTTACCGAGACGACCGACGGCTCATGCGCTCCCGTGCCCGCGCAGGACTGGACGCACTGGCCGACGATTCCGGCACCGACGCGAACAACCTGCACTGCATGGGATTTTCCTTCGGAGGCTGTACGGCTCTGGAACTGGCCCGTTCCGACGCACCGCTCTGCTCGACGACCAGCTTCTACGGTTATCTGAACACCCCGTTCCCCTGCGCTCCCGGCGACGTGCGCGGCAAAATACTCGTCCTGCACGGAAAACACGACAAAGTCGTCCCCATGGAAGAGACAGTTGTTTTTGAAAAAGAGATGCAGGATGCCGGGGTGGACTGCCAGTTGGTGAAATACCCGGATGCGGGACACGGATTCGCAAACGCCCAACTCAAAAGAGATGACGCAAGCGGTTCATGGTATTGCGAAAGGACTGCCACGGATGCATGGCAACGCGTCATGGAATTTCTACCCTAG
- a CDS encoding Crp/Fnr family transcriptional regulator, with protein sequence MGNFEQLRQISLFTDLDDDAVRALADRAHMKTFAAGERIISQSDNIQAFFIVQSGRVKIFRSTPEGREQILYLVEKGQPFCFCTAFADRPYPVNVTALEKSLVAKIPAPDMEDLARREPLLLLKIMQTLAGRLLDAMNLVESLALHGTRERVASFLLHAESCFSPKPGDSFTLPVSHRELAKIVGTSPETLSRIIQKFNREQTISASGKTIQILDRNGLSLADS encoded by the coding sequence ATGGGTAATTTTGAACAGTTGCGGCAGATATCCCTCTTTACCGATCTTGACGATGACGCGGTCAGGGCCTTGGCGGACAGGGCGCACATGAAGACGTTTGCAGCCGGAGAACGGATCATCAGCCAGTCCGACAATATTCAGGCATTCTTCATCGTACAGTCCGGACGCGTGAAGATTTTCCGCAGCACACCGGAAGGCAGGGAGCAGATTCTCTATCTGGTGGAGAAAGGGCAGCCGTTCTGTTTCTGCACTGCTTTTGCCGACAGGCCCTACCCCGTCAACGTCACTGCACTGGAAAAAAGTCTGGTAGCGAAAATCCCCGCCCCGGACATGGAAGACCTTGCCCGCAGGGAACCGCTGTTATTGCTCAAGATCATGCAGACACTGGCAGGGAGACTTCTGGACGCAATGAACCTTGTCGAATCTCTCGCACTGCACGGAACGCGGGAGCGGGTAGCCAGCTTCCTTCTCCATGCGGAGTCCTGTTTCAGCCCAAAACCGGGCGACTCCTTCACCCTTCCGGTTTCCCACCGGGAGCTGGCAAAAATAGTGGGAACTTCACCGGAAACACTGTCGCGCATCATCCAGAAATTCAATCGCGAACAAACAATTTCCGCCAGCGGGAAAACCATTCAGATACTCGACCGCAACGGACTTTCCCTCGCTGACAGCTGA
- a CDS encoding acetate--CoA ligase alpha subunit encodes MSAKDNLHAFFYPETVAVIGASASPGKVGHTIVRNMLDAGFKGKIFPVNPKASEIEGLAVVNDIADLPRGLDLGVISVPQQFVVPSLEALAEIGTKTAIIITAGFKEVGKDGYHLEQEIRKICEENDISLLGPNCLGMMNTSAGVNASFAAGQPGSGSIAFFSQSGALCVAILDWALGENVGFSKFISLGNKAVLDEADMLRYLNKDDATKVILGYIENVEHGEAFLREARKTSLNKPVIMIKSGTTAAGAKAASSHTGAIAGSDQSYSAAFRQSGVIRVDDVASLFNLAQAFSTQPLPKGPNLAVVTNSGGPGILTADTADRSSLTMAALSSKTIQKLQEFLPSYAAFYNPVDIIGDANAERYRKTLAVVAEDPMVHSILVMLTPTAAVEIEETAEAVIRTAQKCGKPVFACFMGKTRVRKARTMLMKAGIPCYSFPEPAVRSIETMYKYYLWKNRPEQQYAEVQGDREHALKVIREHERRSEPEIVEFEAQEILKAYGLPTPKTVLARSSDEAVAAAEEMGYPVVLKIASPDISHKSDVGGVKVDLRNAGEVMASFKDITARAQRMRRDAYIAGCLVQEMAPPGVKEVIIGFKRDEQFGPMLMFGLGGIYVEIMKDISFKLAPLSRQNAFEIVREIKSYMLLKGLKGELPINFSALEDIILTMSQLALDLPQVWEAEFNPVLVNHERAIVADVRMTLLLK; translated from the coding sequence TTGAGCGCCAAGGATAATCTGCACGCATTTTTTTACCCCGAGACCGTGGCCGTCATCGGCGCTTCCGCTTCCCCCGGCAAGGTGGGACATACCATCGTCAGAAACATGCTCGATGCCGGATTCAAGGGGAAAATATTCCCTGTGAACCCCAAGGCGAGCGAGATCGAAGGGCTGGCCGTGGTCAACGATATTGCCGACCTGCCGCGAGGCCTCGACCTTGGCGTTATTTCCGTGCCGCAGCAGTTTGTGGTCCCGTCCCTTGAAGCCCTTGCCGAAATCGGCACCAAGACAGCCATCATCATCACTGCCGGTTTCAAGGAAGTCGGCAAGGACGGGTATCATCTGGAGCAGGAAATTCGTAAAATCTGCGAAGAGAACGATATCTCACTGCTCGGTCCCAACTGTCTTGGCATGATGAACACCAGCGCCGGTGTGAATGCCTCTTTTGCGGCAGGACAGCCCGGTTCCGGTTCCATCGCCTTCTTTTCCCAGTCCGGCGCGCTCTGTGTAGCCATTCTCGACTGGGCGCTCGGTGAAAACGTCGGTTTTTCCAAGTTCATCAGCCTCGGCAACAAGGCCGTTCTCGATGAAGCGGATATGCTGCGTTACCTCAACAAGGATGACGCCACCAAGGTCATCCTCGGCTACATTGAAAACGTCGAACACGGTGAAGCGTTTCTTCGCGAGGCCCGGAAAACCAGTCTGAACAAGCCGGTCATCATGATTAAATCCGGTACCACCGCTGCCGGTGCCAAGGCCGCTTCTTCCCACACCGGGGCCATCGCGGGTTCGGACCAGAGCTATTCCGCGGCCTTTCGCCAGTCCGGGGTCATCCGCGTGGATGACGTGGCTTCACTTTTCAATCTTGCCCAGGCTTTTTCCACCCAGCCGCTGCCCAAGGGGCCGAATCTCGCGGTCGTCACCAATTCCGGCGGACCGGGCATTCTCACCGCTGATACGGCAGACCGTTCCAGCCTGACCATGGCGGCGCTTTCCTCCAAGACCATTCAGAAGCTTCAGGAATTTCTGCCCAGCTATGCGGCCTTTTACAATCCGGTGGACATCATCGGTGATGCGAATGCCGAGCGCTATCGGAAAACGCTTGCCGTGGTCGCCGAGGACCCCATGGTCCATTCCATTCTCGTCATGCTGACGCCCACCGCCGCCGTGGAGATCGAAGAGACTGCCGAGGCCGTCATTCGAACCGCACAGAAGTGCGGCAAGCCTGTTTTTGCCTGTTTCATGGGCAAAACGCGTGTCAGAAAGGCGCGTACCATGCTCATGAAAGCGGGGATTCCGTGTTACTCCTTCCCCGAGCCCGCCGTGCGTTCCATCGAGACCATGTACAAGTATTATCTGTGGAAAAACAGGCCGGAGCAGCAGTATGCCGAGGTGCAGGGTGATCGTGAGCATGCGCTCAAGGTCATTCGTGAGCACGAACGGCGCAGTGAACCGGAGATCGTTGAATTCGAGGCGCAGGAGATACTCAAGGCCTATGGCCTGCCCACGCCCAAAACGGTTCTGGCCCGCTCCAGTGACGAGGCCGTGGCAGCCGCCGAGGAAATGGGCTATCCCGTCGTACTCAAGATCGCTTCGCCGGATATTTCGCACAAGTCTGATGTCGGCGGCGTCAAGGTGGATCTTCGCAACGCAGGCGAAGTCATGGCATCCTTCAAGGACATCACCGCCCGTGCCCAGCGCATGCGCCGGGATGCGTATATCGCAGGTTGTCTCGTTCAGGAGATGGCCCCTCCCGGAGTCAAGGAAGTCATTATCGGGTTCAAGCGGGATGAGCAGTTCGGTCCCATGCTCATGTTCGGACTCGGTGGAATTTACGTCGAGATAATGAAGGATATTTCCTTCAAGCTCGCGCCCCTTTCCCGGCAGAACGCCTTTGAAATTGTCCGCGAGATTAAATCCTACATGCTGCTCAAGGGACTCAAGGGAGAGCTGCCTATCAATTTCTCCGCCCTTGAAGATATTATCTTGACCATGTCGCAGCTCGCGCTCGATCTTCCGCAGGTATGGGAGGCCGAATTCAATCCCGTGCTCGTCAATCACGAGCGGGCTATTGTTGCTGATGTCAGAATGACTTTGTTGTTGAAATAA
- a CDS encoding sialidase family protein, producing the protein MPTLTDAADRHTVIDRRDGEYICFPDVVQADDDRLIVAYNESDKHIQPARRVLLVRTSTDNGKTWSDILRMDSKHSHCPRLVKRADGELLISDIVNCFHRSRDNGVSWQVQPTMGIIHDMLDRVIELDDGSLLTTGHLHRGSFPHPAIGQANTEQMVYRGENNGANWTPYSVIARERNLVLCEASMTLMPDGRILALMRENSFVYEPMYLCESHDQGGTWSDPVPTPLIGHRPTMGLTPDGDLLVTYRNVGPDGGTCAWLGTPEELAGDFKVHGRHPNQENPQVTKEGLRVHNDTGTSDLVRYALRPMTDPRFAEATLEAEVRVNAAGENGCGLRLGTWWKIYPDHIRPDVENGEPIPLEPGQFNTIRLEYRGGRVTLSINSEERASIVVDDDHANTRPILFGAPYPFEDNAVDCTWRRVSLRVTEPRMDRTYDWEWKHGDGLPDQWAQDNILELKNDRNAAAPDFGYSGWTTMADGSFFCTYHHGGGDDEGYKPLFSAHVMGTRFYRTDFK; encoded by the coding sequence ATGCCTACCCTGACCGACGCCGCCGACCGACACACGGTCATCGACCGCCGAGACGGGGAATACATCTGCTTTCCCGATGTGGTGCAGGCTGACGACGATCGCCTCATCGTCGCCTACAACGAGTCGGACAAACATATCCAGCCGGCACGGCGGGTACTGCTCGTCAGGACAAGTACGGACAACGGCAAGACGTGGAGCGACATCCTGCGAATGGACAGCAAACACAGCCACTGCCCCCGGCTGGTAAAGAGGGCGGACGGCGAACTGCTGATCTCGGACATCGTCAACTGTTTCCACCGCAGCCGCGACAACGGCGTATCGTGGCAAGTCCAGCCGACCATGGGTATTATCCACGACATGCTTGACCGGGTCATCGAACTCGATGACGGGTCGCTGCTCACTACAGGGCACCTGCACCGGGGTTCGTTTCCGCACCCGGCCATAGGTCAGGCCAACACCGAACAGATGGTCTACCGCGGCGAGAACAACGGAGCGAACTGGACACCCTACTCCGTCATTGCGCGGGAACGGAATCTGGTCCTGTGCGAGGCATCCATGACGCTCATGCCGGATGGACGCATCCTCGCACTCATGCGCGAAAACAGCTTTGTCTACGAACCGATGTACCTGTGCGAAAGCCATGACCAGGGCGGCACATGGTCCGACCCGGTTCCCACACCGCTCATCGGGCATCGCCCGACCATGGGGCTGACGCCGGACGGCGACCTGCTCGTCACCTACCGAAATGTCGGTCCGGACGGTGGAACGTGTGCATGGCTCGGCACGCCCGAGGAGCTTGCCGGAGATTTCAAGGTACATGGCCGCCATCCGAATCAGGAAAACCCGCAGGTCACGAAAGAAGGGTTGCGCGTCCACAATGACACAGGCACCAGCGATCTGGTGCGGTACGCCCTGCGCCCCATGACAGACCCGCGCTTTGCCGAGGCAACGCTTGAGGCCGAAGTCCGGGTGAACGCAGCAGGTGAAAACGGCTGCGGCCTGCGGCTCGGAACATGGTGGAAAATCTACCCGGACCACATCAGGCCGGATGTCGAAAACGGCGAACCCATCCCGCTTGAACCGGGACAGTTCAATACCATCCGTCTGGAGTACCGGGGCGGCAGGGTGACACTCTCCATCAACAGCGAGGAACGCGCATCCATTGTCGTTGACGACGACCATGCCAATACCCGCCCCATCCTGTTCGGCGCACCCTATCCCTTTGAAGACAATGCAGTGGACTGCACATGGCGACGGGTCAGCCTGCGAGTAACGGAACCGCGCATGGACCGGACATACGACTGGGAGTGGAAGCATGGGGACGGCCTGCCCGATCAATGGGCGCAGGACAACATCCTTGAGCTGAAAAATGACCGCAATGCGGCCGCGCCCGATTTCGGCTATTCAGGATGGACAACCATGGCGGACGGCTCCTTTTTCTGTACCTACCATCACGGCGGCGGAGACGACGAGGGATACAAACCGCTCTTCTCGGCCCACGTCATGGGAACCCGTTTCTACAGGACGGACTTCAAGTGA
- a CDS encoding A24 family peptidase, with product MDFIPQWAFFFAAAVIGLELGGLATIFIQRWIDELPILKPGRSICPACEHKLSWRDTIPLLSFLLLKGRCRHCGESIGGQYILVEISCLAWSLALAHRFGPTLDWAILLILGCMLIAASFIDFETMLLPDRITIGGTAMALVASFFLESPGWRNAMLGSVAAGTFFWVLQQAYRLWRKEEGLGTGDVKLMFMLGAMTGLTGLPFTILAATTTSLLGTVFFMLRPGGQGMKTRIPFGPFLSLGCLLYILYGQQIMQWWLMVR from the coding sequence ATGGACTTCATTCCGCAGTGGGCTTTTTTCTTCGCCGCCGCCGTTATCGGCCTTGAACTGGGCGGACTCGCCACCATATTCATCCAGCGCTGGATTGACGAACTCCCTATTCTCAAGCCGGGGCGTTCCATCTGTCCGGCCTGTGAACACAAGCTCTCATGGCGCGATACCATCCCCCTCCTGAGTTTTCTGCTTCTCAAGGGGCGTTGCCGACACTGCGGCGAATCCATCGGCGGGCAGTATATTCTTGTCGAAATATCCTGTCTCGCATGGTCGCTCGCGCTGGCCCACCGTTTCGGCCCGACGCTGGACTGGGCCATTCTCCTTATCCTCGGGTGCATGCTCATAGCCGCCAGTTTCATTGATTTCGAAACTATGCTGCTTCCCGACCGTATCACCATCGGCGGTACGGCCATGGCCCTTGTCGCAAGCTTTTTTCTCGAATCACCGGGCTGGCGTAATGCCATGCTCGGCTCCGTTGCCGCAGGTACGTTCTTCTGGGTGCTTCAGCAGGCGTACCGTCTCTGGCGAAAGGAAGAAGGACTCGGGACCGGCGACGTCAAGCTCATGTTCATGCTCGGTGCCATGACCGGCCTGACCGGCCTGCCGTTCACCATCCTCGCCGCGACCACCACCTCCCTGCTCGGCACCGTCTTCTTCATGCTGCGTCCCGGAGGACAAGGCATGAAAACACGCATCCCCTTTGGCCCTTTTCTCAGCCTCGGTTGCCTGCTCTACATCCTGTACGGACAGCAGATCATGCAATGGTGGCTGATGGTCAGGTAG
- a CDS encoding 4Fe-4S dicluster domain-containing protein: protein MALSRRGFLGAMGAMGAAAAVPKNAEAWKSKAPPDPYGCLVDLTRCVGCRKCEQACNEVNKLPEPAVKFDDLTILDAKRRPDDKAFTVVNRYYSGRIDDRDKLVPTYVKVQCMHCQDPACVSACITGALTKKDNGAVHYDVTKCIGCRYCMAACPFEIPAYEYDEPITPRVRKCTFCYERVEKEGGKPGCASICPVEAITFGKRSELLSLAKGRIEKDPGKYVDHVYGEKEVGGTSWLYISGVDFERVGFKKMPYQPMPGVTETIQSSLFSYLWSPLALFGVLGAVMGFTSRQPEKEEGHDT from the coding sequence ATGGCACTTTCGCGTAGAGGGTTTTTGGGCGCAATGGGCGCAATGGGGGCGGCTGCAGCCGTGCCGAAAAATGCGGAGGCATGGAAGTCCAAGGCACCGCCTGATCCCTACGGATGCCTTGTGGATTTGACCCGTTGCGTTGGCTGCCGCAAGTGTGAACAGGCCTGTAACGAAGTGAACAAACTTCCCGAGCCTGCAGTGAAGTTCGACGACTTGACGATTCTGGACGCCAAGCGGCGGCCTGACGACAAAGCCTTCACCGTAGTCAACAGATACTACTCCGGACGTATCGACGACAGGGACAAACTGGTGCCGACCTACGTAAAGGTGCAATGCATGCATTGTCAGGACCCGGCATGCGTTTCCGCCTGCATTACCGGGGCGTTGACCAAGAAGGACAACGGGGCTGTGCATTATGACGTCACCAAGTGTATCGGCTGCCGCTACTGCATGGCGGCCTGTCCGTTTGAGATTCCGGCGTACGAATATGACGAACCGATCACGCCTCGGGTGCGCAAGTGTACTTTCTGCTATGAGCGCGTTGAAAAGGAGGGGGGCAAACCGGGGTGTGCATCCATTTGTCCGGTCGAGGCAATCACCTTCGGCAAGCGCTCGGAGCTGCTTTCCCTTGCCAAGGGCCGAATCGAAAAGGACCCCGGCAAGTACGTCGATCATGTTTACGGCGAGAAGGAAGTGGGTGGGACAAGCTGGCTCTATATTTCCGGCGTGGATTTCGAAAGGGTCGGGTTCAAGAAGATGCCGTACCAGCCCATGCCCGGTGTGACGGAGACCATCCAGAGTTCACTTTTCAGCTATCTCTGGTCGCCGCTGGCCCTGTTCGGTGTACTGGGAGCCGTCATGGGCTTCACCAGCCGCCAGCCGGAAAAGGAGGAAGGCCATGACACATAA
- a CDS encoding RNA-binding protein → MAKNIYVGNLPWSSTEEEVRAAFESYGEVYSVKLINDRETGRPRGFGFVEMEDQGALEAIENLDGSSFGGRNLKVNEARPRPERPRW, encoded by the coding sequence ATGGCCAAGAACATTTATGTGGGCAATCTGCCCTGGAGTTCCACGGAAGAGGAAGTACGCGCAGCATTTGAAAGCTACGGCGAAGTTTACTCCGTCAAACTGATCAACGATCGCGAAACCGGCCGTCCGCGCGGCTTCGGATTTGTGGAAATGGAAGATCAGGGCGCTCTCGAAGCCATCGAGAATCTGGACGGTAGCAGCTTTGGTGGCCGCAACCTGAAGGTCAACGAAGCCCGCCCCCGCCCCGAGCGTCCGCGCTGGTAG
- the infA gene encoding translation initiation factor IF-1 — MAKEEGITVQGTVEEALPNAMFRVELENGHSVLAHISGKMRKFRIRVMPGDTVTVELSPYDLTRGRITFRPR; from the coding sequence ATGGCTAAAGAAGAAGGAATCACTGTTCAGGGCACCGTCGAGGAAGCCCTGCCCAACGCCATGTTCCGCGTGGAACTTGAAAACGGGCACTCCGTGCTCGCACACATTTCCGGCAAGATGCGTAAGTTCCGCATCCGCGTCATGCCCGGTGATACTGTAACCGTTGAACTCTCGCCTTACGATCTGACTCGCGGTCGCATCACCTTCCGCCCCCGCTAA
- a CDS encoding DEAD/DEAH box helicase gives MTTFRELGLSEETLAALDSKGFTAPTPIQERTIPLLLTGETDVVGQAQTGTGKTAAFGLPIIDAADEQARHVQALILAPTRELAIQVADELNSLRGNKRIRILPVYGGQAIHMQFKALKRGVDVVVGTPGRIMDHLNRGTLRLDSLDFFVLDEADEMCNMGFVDDVREILKSANTDRRTLLFSATMPREVMGIAKEFMGDFETVTVKSEKSDIPLTKQIFHEMADSDRFEALCRVIDAQSEFYGLVFTRTRADADRVAERLNERGYPAEPIHGDLSQSRREDILRRFKKRRATILVATDVAARGIDVPDLTHVVNFAIPQDPQTFVHRTGRTGRAGKKGVAITLIAPGEFRKLMYISKSSGIEITKEKLPRIQDVIYSKKTRMVSLVEEILEGDSHSSYLEMAKNLMEEKEPAEVVAALLRHSFGDELVESSYREIDVISASNRGRADLVCALGRAHGMTPKKFVDFISKTAKIKAWSIQHVRLQGNRTTFTVPGAEAKLVIDRVNSRDGRPLVTRGEFKKKPYRRDYKKPGGPRYGKRPFKKPYKPKKD, from the coding sequence ATGACAACATTCAGAGAACTCGGCCTGTCCGAGGAAACACTTGCTGCCCTGGATTCCAAAGGATTCACCGCTCCCACTCCCATCCAGGAACGCACCATTCCGCTGCTGCTCACCGGCGAAACCGACGTGGTCGGCCAAGCCCAGACCGGCACCGGAAAGACCGCGGCATTCGGCCTGCCCATTATTGACGCGGCAGACGAACAAGCACGCCACGTACAGGCGCTTATCCTTGCCCCCACGCGCGAGCTCGCCATTCAGGTGGCGGATGAACTCAATTCTCTCAGGGGCAACAAGCGCATTCGCATCCTGCCGGTCTACGGCGGACAGGCCATCCACATGCAGTTCAAGGCGCTCAAACGCGGCGTCGACGTTGTGGTCGGCACCCCCGGCCGCATCATGGACCACCTCAATCGCGGCACCCTGCGGCTCGACTCCCTCGACTTCTTCGTTCTCGATGAAGCCGACGAAATGTGCAATATGGGTTTTGTCGATGACGTTCGCGAAATCCTCAAGTCCGCCAACACGGATCGCCGCACCCTGCTCTTCTCCGCCACCATGCCCCGTGAAGTCATGGGCATCGCCAAGGAGTTCATGGGAGACTTCGAGACCGTCACCGTCAAATCCGAAAAAAGTGATATCCCCCTTACCAAGCAGATATTCCACGAAATGGCCGACTCCGACCGCTTCGAAGCGCTCTGCCGCGTCATTGACGCCCAGTCGGAATTCTACGGTCTCGTGTTCACCCGTACCCGTGCCGACGCCGACCGCGTGGCCGAACGCCTCAACGAGCGCGGGTATCCCGCAGAACCCATTCACGGCGACCTCTCGCAGTCCCGCCGCGAAGATATCCTGCGCCGCTTCAAGAAACGTCGGGCAACCATTCTCGTCGCAACCGACGTGGCCGCACGCGGCATTGATGTCCCGGACCTCACCCATGTGGTCAACTTCGCCATCCCGCAGGACCCGCAGACCTTTGTTCACCGCACCGGACGCACCGGACGTGCAGGCAAGAAAGGCGTCGCCATCACCCTCATCGCCCCCGGTGAATTCCGCAAGCTCATGTACATTTCCAAGAGCTCCGGCATCGAAATCACCAAGGAAAAGCTGCCGCGTATTCAGGACGTCATCTACTCCAAGAAAACCCGGATGGTTTCACTGGTTGAGGAAATTCTCGAAGGCGACTCCCACAGTTCCTATCTGGAAATGGCCAAGAACCTCATGGAAGAAAAAGAACCCGCCGAAGTCGTCGCCGCCCTGCTGCGCCATTCCTTTGGCGACGAGCTTGTCGAATCCAGCTATCGCGAAATCGACGTCATCAGCGCCTCCAACCGGGGCCGTGCCGATCTCGTGTGCGCTCTTGGCCGCGCCCACGGCATGACGCCCAAAAAATTCGTGGACTTCATCTCCAAGACCGCCAAAATCAAGGCATGGTCCATCCAGCATGTCCGCCTTCAGGGCAACCGCACCACATTCACCGTGCCCGGTGCCGAAGCAAAGCTCGTCATCGACCGCGTCAACAGCCGCGATGGCCGTCCGCTCGTCACCCGAGGCGAATTCAAAAAGAAACCCTATCGCCGCGATTACAAAAAACCCGGCGGTCCCCGATACGGCAAGCGGCCCTTCAAGAAGCCGTACAAGCCGAAGAAAGATTAA
- a CDS encoding phenylacetate--CoA ligase — protein sequence MTHRFIPELNEEQIADIQLDGLKWTADHAYNGSPFYRSRMKEQGIEPGDIKTLDDLQQMPFTTANDLKEGYPMPLLSVPEADVVRIHGSSGTTGKRKILTYTQNDIDTWKDMFARCYELAGLTVEDRVQICVGYGLWTAGAGFQLGCERFGAMTLPVGPGLLEIQLQMLTDLKSTCLCSTASMALLMGEEVQKQGLADKIALKKAIFGAETHTPKMRRQFEQALGLEHSFDIIGMTELYGPGMGLECMAHDGIHYWADKFILEIIDPDTLQPVAPGETGEMVVTTLSKEASPLIRYRTHDLTRIIPGQCSCGVTMPRIDKIMGRSDDMFIFRGVNIYPGQIGSVLEGFGDLSAEYQISLTRHDGLDHMAVRVERTPEASTDNDEGLAKAVAAEIRKNILVRSDVSILGPGKLPRSFAKTKRVQDERGED from the coding sequence ATGACCCACCGTTTCATTCCCGAATTGAACGAGGAACAGATTGCCGACATCCAGCTCGACGGCCTGAAATGGACCGCTGACCATGCATACAACGGCAGCCCGTTCTACCGTTCACGCATGAAGGAACAGGGAATTGAACCGGGCGACATCAAGACTCTCGACGATCTCCAGCAGATGCCCTTCACCACGGCGAACGACCTCAAGGAAGGCTATCCCATGCCGCTGCTGTCGGTGCCCGAGGCCGACGTGGTGCGAATCCACGGCTCCAGCGGCACCACGGGCAAACGCAAGATTCTCACTTACACGCAGAACGACATCGACACATGGAAAGACATGTTCGCCCGCTGCTATGAACTGGCGGGGCTGACCGTCGAGGACCGCGTACAGATTTGCGTGGGCTACGGACTGTGGACCGCGGGTGCCGGTTTTCAGCTGGGCTGCGAACGGTTCGGAGCCATGACCCTCCCGGTCGGGCCGGGACTGCTCGAAATCCAGTTGCAGATGCTCACCGACCTCAAGTCCACCTGCCTGTGCTCCACGGCGTCCATGGCGCTCCTCATGGGTGAAGAAGTGCAGAAACAGGGACTGGCGGACAAGATCGCGCTCAAGAAGGCCATTTTCGGGGCTGAAACGCACACCCCCAAAATGCGTAGACAGTTTGAGCAAGCGCTCGGGCTGGAACACAGCTTCGACATCATCGGCATGACCGAACTCTACGGCCCGGGCATGGGCCTTGAGTGCATGGCGCATGACGGCATCCACTACTGGGCGGACAAATTCATTCTGGAAATCATCGACCCGGACACCCTCCAGCCGGTGGCTCCCGGCGAAACGGGCGAAATGGTCGTGACCACGCTGTCCAAGGAAGCCTCACCGCTCATCCGCTACCGCACCCACGACCTGACCCGGATCATTCCCGGCCAGTGTTCCTGTGGCGTGACCATGCCGCGTATCGACAAGATCATGGGCCGCAGCGACGACATGTTCATCTTCCGGGGTGTGAACATCTACCCCGGTCAGATCGGTTCGGTACTTGAAGGCTTCGGTGACCTGTCTGCCGAATACCAGATTTCCCTGACCCGCCATGACGGACTCGACCACATGGCTGTCCGGGTGGAGCGTACGCCCGAGGCCTCTACCGACAACGACGAAGGACTCGCCAAGGCCGTTGCAGCGGAAATCCGCAAGAACATCCTTGTACGCAGCGACGTGAGTATCCTCGGACCCGGCAAGCTGCCGCGCAGTTTCGCCAAGACCAAGCGCGTGCAGGACGAACGGGGCGAGGACTAG